The DNA region GGCGCCGTGATCGTCATGATGTCGCTGTTCGTGGGTGAGTTCGCGCGCACCGGCTGGCTGGCTTATCCGCCGCTGTCGGGCATCGCCTATTCGCCGGGAGTGGGCGTCGATTATTATATCTGGGGCTTGCAGATTGCAGGCATCGGCACGCTGCTGTCGGGCGTTAACCTGATCGCGACCATCGTGAAGATGCGCGCGCCGGGCATGTCGATGATGAAGCTGCCGGTCTTCACCTGGACCTCGCTGTGCGCCAACGTGCTGATCGTCGCGGCCTTCCCGGTGCTGACCGCCGTCCTGGCGCTGCTCAGCCTCGACCGCTATGTCGGCACCGCCTTCTTCACCAACGACATGGGCGGCAACCCCATGATGTATGTGAACCTGATCTGGATCTGGGGTCACCCGGAAGTCTATATCCTCATTCTGCCGCTGTTCGGCGTGTTCAGCGAAGTCACCTCGACTTTCTCGAACAAGCGACTCTTCGGCTATAGCTCGATGGTCTATGCGACGATCGTCATCGCGCTGCTCAGCTATCTGGTGTGGCTGCACCATTTCTTCACCATGGGGTCTGGCGCCAGCGTCAACAGCTTCTTCGGCATCACCACAATGGTCATTTCCATTCCGACCGGCGCCAAGCTGTTCAACTGGCTGTTCACCATGTATCGCGGCCGCATCCGCTACGACCTGCCGATGATGTGGACGATCGCCTTCATGCTGACCTTTACGGTCGGCGGCATGACCGGCGTGCTGCTCGCGGTGCCGCCCGCTGACTTCGTGCTGCACAACTCGCTGTTCCTGATCGCGCATTTCCATAATGTGATCATCGGCGGCGTATTGTTCGGCCTGTTCGCGGCGATCAACTATTGGTGGCCCAAGGCGTTCGGCTACACGCTGGACACGAAATGGGGCAAGCGCAGCTTCTGGCTGTGGGTCGTGGGCTTCTGGTTCGCCTTCATGCCGCTCTATATCCTGGGCCTCATGGGCGTGACCCGCCGGATGCGCGTATTCGATGACCCCAGCCTGCAGATATGGTTCCAGATCGCCGCGTTCGGCGCGCTGATGATCGCCGCTGGCATCGCCTGCATGTTCGTCCAGTTCGCCGTCAGCATCATCAACCGCGAAAAGCTGCGCGACACGACGGGCGATCCCTGGAACGGCCGCACGCTGGAATGGGCGACCAGTTCGCCCCCGCCGGACTATAATTTCGCCTTCACGCCGGTCATCCACGACAATGACGCCTGGGCCGACATGAAGAAGCGCGGCTATCAGCGCCCGCTGACCGGCTATGAAGCGATCCACATGCCGTCCAACACCGGCACCGGCATCATCATCGCGGGCCTGTCCGTCGCCTTCTCGGTCGGCATGATCTGGTACATCTGGTGGCTCGCTGGCCTCAGCTTCGTCGGCATCCTTGCCGTCGCGATCGGCCATACCTTCAACTACAAGCGCGACTTCTACATCCCGCAGGATGTGGTCGAGCGTACCGAGGGCGAGCGCACCGCGCTGCTCGCAGCCAAGGGCTAAACCATCATGGCAAGCGCATCTCCGATTGATCCCGCCTTCCTCGACAAGGACGGCAATCCGCTCTTCCACCTGGCGCATGAGCCGCATCATCCCGAAGGGTCCAGCACCATGCTGGGCTTCTGGATGTATCTGATGAGCGATTGCCTCATCTTCGCCTGCCTGTTTGCGACCTATGCGGTGCTGGGCGCCAATTATGCGGCGGGACCAGGGCCAAGGGATTTGTTCGACCTGCCGCTGGTGGCGCTCAACACCGCCATGCTGCTCTTCTCGTCCATCACCTATGGCTTCGCCATGCTGGCGATGGAGAAGAACCGGGTCGCCGCGACGCAGAGCTGGCTGGCGATCACCGGCCTGTTCGGCCTCGCCTTCCTCAGCATCGAACTCTACGAGTTCGCGCATCTGATCCATGAAGGCGCGACCCCGCAGCGGTCGGGCTTCCTGTCGGCTTTCTTCACGCTGGTCGGCACCCACGGCCTGCACGTCACCTTCGGCATCATCTGGCTGGTGACGCTGATGGTGCAGGTGGCGAAGAAGGGGCTGATCCCCGCCAACCAGCGCCGCCTGATGTGCCTGTCGATGTTCTGGCACTTCCTCGACGTCATCTGGATCGGCGTCTTCACCTTTGTCTATCTGATGGGAATGCTGCGATGAGCGATGCCGCCCACCCCAAGCCCGGCCATGACCACCCCGACGCCCATGCAGGCGCACATGGCAGCATGGGCA from Sphingobium sp. HWE2-09 includes:
- the cyoB gene encoding cytochrome o ubiquinol oxidase subunit I, translated to MSPSPASENSGIWKLIFGRLDWSSLPLHEPIVVGTFLMVALGGAVVFGLITKYKLWGMLWRDWFTTVDHKRIGIMYMILGLVMFVRGFADAVMMRLQQAMAFNGSEGYLNAHHYDQIFTAHGVIMIFFVAMPMITGIMNYIVPLQIGARDVSFPFLNNFSFWMTTAGAVIVMMSLFVGEFARTGWLAYPPLSGIAYSPGVGVDYYIWGLQIAGIGTLLSGVNLIATIVKMRAPGMSMMKLPVFTWTSLCANVLIVAAFPVLTAVLALLSLDRYVGTAFFTNDMGGNPMMYVNLIWIWGHPEVYILILPLFGVFSEVTSTFSNKRLFGYSSMVYATIVIALLSYLVWLHHFFTMGSGASVNSFFGITTMVISIPTGAKLFNWLFTMYRGRIRYDLPMMWTIAFMLTFTVGGMTGVLLAVPPADFVLHNSLFLIAHFHNVIIGGVLFGLFAAINYWWPKAFGYTLDTKWGKRSFWLWVVGFWFAFMPLYILGLMGVTRRMRVFDDPSLQIWFQIAAFGALMIAAGIACMFVQFAVSIINREKLRDTTGDPWNGRTLEWATSSPPPDYNFAFTPVIHDNDAWADMKKRGYQRPLTGYEAIHMPSNTGTGIIIAGLSVAFSVGMIWYIWWLAGLSFVGILAVAIGHTFNYKRDFYIPQDVVERTEGERTALLAAKG
- the cyoC gene encoding cytochrome o ubiquinol oxidase subunit III; protein product: MASASPIDPAFLDKDGNPLFHLAHEPHHPEGSSTMLGFWMYLMSDCLIFACLFATYAVLGANYAAGPGPRDLFDLPLVALNTAMLLFSSITYGFAMLAMEKNRVAATQSWLAITGLFGLAFLSIELYEFAHLIHEGATPQRSGFLSAFFTLVGTHGLHVTFGIIWLVTLMVQVAKKGLIPANQRRLMCLSMFWHFLDVIWIGVFTFVYLMGMLR